The region ATTGAGTTTGAACGGATTATGTCCCCAGTAAAAGGGTGAACTTTGAATGTGATTTTTTTGCATGTCGGCGTAAGCGACCGAAATGAGAGAACTGCCCGCAAGTTCGGGGCCTTCTTTTTGTTCGTAAACATCGACGCCGAGAAATCCTGGAATGAGCATTGAAGCGAGTTCTTCTTGGTGTAAAGACCAGCTGCTCGCGTGTCCGTAATTTGTCTTTTCACCGGTGCCGCGGACAGATTCTGCGGTGGTGTATAAATACGGCGGAATAATTTGAAACGCCGAAATTCCAAGCGCAATCGCTAATGCGCCCGCAGCAATTCCCAATTTCTTCGCACGCGTTTTCCAAGTCGTCGAAAGCGCAAGAGTTTCAAAAAGCGCATAAAATCCGGCGCCCCAAAGGAAGAGATAAGTGAGCTGCAAATGCGAGCCCAAAATCATCCACACGACAGAAAGAGTGAAAACAGCAAAGTAGAGAATGCTTCCTTCGCGGATGATTTTTCGGATAGCGAGAAGCGCTAACGGCGCAATCGCAAAAACCATCATTTTGCCGTCGTGACCGCCGTAGACATACGAAAAATATTGCGGCGAAAATGCGTAGAGAAATCCGAAGAGAGTTCCCCAGGCGAGACTTCCCGTGAGCGAACGCGCAAGCGCCATCGCCGAAAGGAATGCGACCCACAAGATGAGAATGAATTTGAAACCGACAGCGCGGGCGGGGTCGGTGAGAAATTCGACGAGGACGAGCGGATGGTAAGCGTCGCCAAAAAGAGCGTCGATGGTCGGGACGCCGCCTAAACGAGAATCGTCCCATTCGGTGAGAATGAAATTCTGCGCCCGCAGCACTTTACTGCCGATACCATTTAATTGGTCGGAGTTGAGCATAAGCGTATTCGCATCAAAAACGAACGCGCGGAAAATAAAGAGTAAGAAAATGAAAAAGGCAACGCCGATGCCGGCAAATGCCCCGATTTTTTTGACGGTTTCTTTTTGCATAAGTGCAAAATAAAAAAAGCCGCCCCACTAGATGGAGCGGACAAGTCCGAGTTCGAACTTTGCAGCGTTAATCGGCAGCGTTTTCGTCGAGAGCGCGAGTCTGTACGATATGATAAATCGAGAACAGAGAAAGCAGGAATACGACGACAATGCCAACGATCTTTACAAATTTACCCATAGATTCACTCCTTTTGGTTACGATTATAATTTACAATAAATTTGGCGAAAAAGGAAATATTGCGATTACTTTTTTTTCACCAAGATGCAAATAGCGGGGAGTTTCTTCTCGGCAGAAATTTCACTTTGGATAATTTCGGACGAAACGATTTCGCACGGGAGATTTTGTAACAAGAATCGAATGCGTTCTTCGCTAAATCCGAGCCACAAGTGTCCGTGAGATTCGCGGAGTTCTTCTTCTTGGTGTTCGGCGAGATCCAACAGGGCGAGAGTTCCCCCGGGAGAAAGCAACCGAATCGCTTCGGCGAGAGCTTCTTGCGGGCTTGATGCGTGATGTAAAACTTGACTCATTAAAACCAAATCCGCAGAATTCGCGGGCAAAGGAATTTTTCGCATGTCTGCGCAGAGAGCTGTCAAATTTTCCACGCCTTTTTCGCGGGCAATTTTCTTCACCCCATTCACCGTGGTTTCGCTGATATCGATAGCGGTGACGCGTTTGCAACGGTTCGCAAGCATAAAACTCAAATCGCCGCCTTCACCGCAGCCGATATCGATAGCGTGTTCAAAGGGAACCATTAAATGTGAAAACAAAGAAATCTGCGCTTTTAAACTGCCGCCGGCTTCGGAAAGTTTGTGGAATTTGGGGGAATAAGTGTTGCGGCGTTCCAATAAAAGATCTTCGACTCGGCTTTCGACGAGCGCGCGGTCGGGGAGATTTTCCCACGCTTTTGAAATCATATCGTAGAGTTTATGGCTCAAATAAAGATCGTCCGAAAGACCGTAAAATGCTTTGATTCCTTCGCGGCGGTCTTTTAAAAGTTTGCAGTTAGAAAGTTTGGACAAATGTCTGCTCGCATTCGATTGATGAATGTCGAGAATTTCTTTGAGTTCGTTGACGGTAAATTCCGAATGCGAAAGAATCATCAACATTTTCAAACGCGTTTCGTCGGAAATCGCATTGAAAAGTTCAAGATTCGGGGAGAGCGGTTCCAATGTGGAGCTTTTTTCTTGCATAAAATAAATCTATTTTTTTTTTTGAAAATGGCGAAGGTCCGTTTTACAATTTTCGTCGCCCTAATCGCACTTGGGGGAATTTTTCCGCGGATCGCTTCGGCGGAAATGACTTCGCATTTGTCTTCATCTTCTCAGCCTCCTTATTCGCTAAAACTGAAAACGGATTTGTCTTTGCTCGCTCTCGGAATTGGCACATCGATTTGGGGAAGTGTGCGTTATCACGATATGGAACCCCGCAGTGAATTGCCCGCAAAAAGTGAGCTTCTTCTGTGGGATAGACCATTTGCCGGAAATCATAATCGCAATGCAGATAAAGTAAGCGATTGGATGCGTCTCGCCATTTTACTTCCGTTTGCGTGGGAAGGTTACAACTGGGCAACGGACAAAAGCGATGGTGAAGAAGTTGCGACATTTCTTGTCACTGCAGTCGAAATTGGACTTTTGCAAAATGGATTGAATTTACTCGTGCGCAGTTTTCGATTGTGGCCGCGTCCCGAATTGTATGCGGATGCGGATAAAGACCGCGGCGAAGCTTGGGGCTCTTTTTATTCGGGACATGCAAGCGCAGCGTTTTCGCTCGCCGTTTTTAGCGGCATGTGGTTTGAAGAAAAAAATCCAGAATCGCCTTGGGTGCCTGTGGTTTGGAGCGTTTCGCTTTCGTCGGCAACATTGGTCGGCGTACTTCGCATTTGGGCGGGGAAACATTATCCGACGGATGTTGTCGCGGGCGCTTTCGTCGGATCGTTAACGAGTTTTGCGGTATTAAAATTGCATGAAACAGAACGGGTTTCGCTCACAGCGCTTCCGGGTTACATCGGATTTTCTGTGCGCTTTTGATGCGATGAAAATTTTGAAGAATTTCAATTCATTTTTTTGATTTTTATTTTTGGAGCGATGAAAAATTCACGCATGAGTCTTTGGCATTTTTTAGCGATTCTCACGATTATCGTTTGGGGCGCAAGTTTCGTCTCGACGAAAGTTTTGCTGAATGCGGGATTTCTTCCGACGCAAGTTTATCTCTTGCGATTTCTTCTCGCGTATTTGATTCTTCTCGGTTTATCGCATCAAAAATTTTATGCGGGAAATTGGAAAGATGAACTTCTTCTCGCATGCTGCGGACTTACAGCGGGCTCCATTTATTTCATCGCCGAAAATACGGCGCTCGGCCTTTCGTATGTTTCGAATGTTTCGTTAATCGTTTGCGCAAATCCGCTTTTCATTATGATTGCGACGGGAATTTTCTTTGCGGGCGAACGCTTGAATAAACGGCAAATTACGGGTTCGCTCATTACTTTGTGCGGAATGATTCTCGTCGTTTTAAACGGAAAATTTATTTTGAAAGTTTCCCCGGTTGGCGATTTACTCGCCTTTGTCGCGGCAATTGTTTGGACGGTTTATTCTTTAATTGTGCGGCCTCTTTCTCTGCGTTATCCGACTCTTTATA is a window of Hallerella porci DNA encoding:
- a CDS encoding phosphatase PAP2 family protein, which gives rise to MAKVRFTIFVALIALGGIFPRIASAEMTSHLSSSSQPPYSLKLKTDLSLLALGIGTSIWGSVRYHDMEPRSELPAKSELLLWDRPFAGNHNRNADKVSDWMRLAILLPFAWEGYNWATDKSDGEEVATFLVTAVEIGLLQNGLNLLVRSFRLWPRPELYADADKDRGEAWGSFYSGHASAAFSLAVFSGMWFEEKNPESPWVPVVWSVSLSSATLVGVLRIWAGKHYPTDVVAGAFVGSLTSFAVLKLHETERVSLTALPGYIGFSVRF
- a CDS encoding DMT family transporter, whose product is MKNSRMSLWHFLAILTIIVWGASFVSTKVLLNAGFLPTQVYLLRFLLAYLILLGLSHQKFYAGNWKDELLLACCGLTAGSIYFIAENTALGLSYVSNVSLIVCANPLFIMIATGIFFAGERLNKRQITGSLITLCGMILVVLNGKFILKVSPVGDLLAFVAAIVWTVYSLIVRPLSLRYPTLYITRKIFFYGSLTSIPVLFATGADIPWRAFQNPIVAGNFLFLGIIASLFGYIVWNKVLKMIGTVLASNYIYAVPLVSILCSVIFLRERMTLVAILGAALILCGMLLAETKKK
- a CDS encoding ArsR/SmtB family transcription factor; this encodes MQEKSSTLEPLSPNLELFNAISDETRLKMLMILSHSEFTVNELKEILDIHQSNASRHLSKLSNCKLLKDRREGIKAFYGLSDDLYLSHKLYDMISKAWENLPDRALVESRVEDLLLERRNTYSPKFHKLSEAGGSLKAQISLFSHLMVPFEHAIDIGCGEGGDLSFMLANRCKRVTAIDISETTVNGVKKIAREKGVENLTALCADMRKIPLPANSADLVLMSQVLHHASSPQEALAEAIRLLSPGGTLALLDLAEHQEEELRESHGHLWLGFSEERIRFLLQNLPCEIVSSEIIQSEISAEKKLPAICILVKKK